A segment of the Terribacillus aidingensis genome:
GCAGCGGAGTTAGTATTCCCATCCGGTGCGTTGACAACGACTATGCCAAGCTCTGTTGCAGCTTCCAGATCGATATTATCCACCCCAACACCGGCACGCCCGATCACTTTAAGATTAGGAGCTGCTTCCATGATTGCACGTGTAACAGTCGTCTGGCTGCGGACAAGCAGCGCATGATATTTACTGATCTTTTGGATGATTTCTGCTTCCGTCAGTCCAGTATCCACTGTAACAGCAAAGTCATCTGCTTGTGTTAATGGGGCCATGCCTTCTTCACTTAACGGATCACTGATTAGTACTTGGTAAGTCATGTTCAATTCGCTCCTTGTTCCAAGTAGATTTGCTGTGCTGCTGCAGTGCCTGTACCTAATGTTATTTGTTTTCCAATCTTCACAAGGCCTATTTCCACTGCTCCGATCACCTGCAGTACATCTGCCGGAGAGCAATATCCCATATGACCAATCCGGAAAATTTCTCCCTTCATATGCTGCTGTCCGCCTGCAAACGCCAGGTTGAACTCCTGCTTCACTTGCTTACGCAGCTGCTCGGCGTCGAAGTCTGCCGGTTTAATGGCCGTAACTGTCGGAGAAGCATATGCATCCTCTACTAGCAACGGTATATCTAACGCACGGAAAGCAGCTCTTATCATATCCCGCATCAGCCGATGTCTTGCATACACCTGCTCCAGCCCTTCTCCCTCAAGCAATGAGAGCACTTGCTCTAGTCCGAACAATATGGATAGAGCCGGTGTGAATGGTGTGCTGTCCTTTTCGAGTCCATCCCGATATTTTGTCAGGTCCAGATAGAAACGGGGTTGAGTATTTGCTTCAATCACACGCCATGCTCGGTCACTTACTACAGCAAAGAACATGCCTCCAGGCAGCATAAATGCCTTTTGCGTTCCTGTCACCAAAATGTCGATGCCCCATTTATCAAATTCCGTTTCTACACCTGCCACACAGGATACGCCATCAACGATGACCAAAGCCTCCGATACATCATGGACTGCTTCTGCGATTTCCTTGATTGGGTTCAACACTCCTGTGGACGTTTCACAATACGTGACAAAAACAGAGCTGATTTCCGGATGTTTATGCAAGAATGTCTTGATATCCTCCGGATTTGCCGCTTCTCCCCATGTAACGTCCAAACGATGTACTTGAAGCTGATATGCTTGGGCTATTTTTACAAATCGGTCACCAAAAGCACCTACGACTACAATCAACACGTCATCTCCTGGCTTGGAAGTATTGGCTACTGCCGCTTCCAATCCGGCTGTACCGCTGCCTGTCACAAGCAGTACATCTTGTTCTGTTCCGAATACGGGCTTCAATTTCGGCTTGATCCGCTGCAGCAAAGCCGTTGTCTCTGCACCGCGATGGCCGATCATCGGCTGGCTCATTGCGCGCTGTACACTAGGCGGAATTGGTGATGGTCCTGGAATCCGTAGTAAAAGTTGATCTGGTAACATAATTTCTTTTCCTCCTTGGATTGTAAGATATCTTCACAGGTAAAAGAGCCCATAAGAAAAGCCTTCCGCTCCCTTACCTGATAAGTAAGGGGCGAAAAGCTTGGATCTACTCACGCGGTGCCACCCTTTTTCACTGTCTGCTTTCACACGACAGCCTTCATTGAAGCTATGCATAACGGGCATATACCGGACAAACCTACTAAATTCAGCCTGCCTATTCAGAAGTGCTGCCCTTTGACGGATTATGCTAGTTCACACCAGCCACTAGCTCTCTTGGATAATCACGAACAAAGGTATGATCTTCATCAACATAGTTATGTTTTGGTTCAATTTTTTATTTATCATAGCAGACTTACAGTCATTGTCAATACGTTTTCTAATAATTTTAGCAAATCCGATTGTTCGGATTTTGCTGTAATCTGCTTCCTTCTGCCTTTTTTGCTATACTGGAAAAAATAATAAATGCGCTGGAGGTATGAAACATGCAATTGGAAACAGCAGCTAAAATGATCGCAGGTGCTTCATCAGTCGCAGTCTTGACAGGAGCTGGGGTATCCACTGCCAGCGGTATTCCTGATTTCCGCTCCACCACTGGTCTTTGGACTGCTGATGAATCCCGGGAATACTATATCTCCAATCACTATTTTTATAAGAATCCAGTAGATTTCTGGCAGAAATACAAGGATATTTTCCGCGTGAAGCTGCTAAAGGATTATGGTCCGAACCATGTACATCGCTATCTCAGAGACTTAGAAGTGAACGGAAAACAAATCGCTGTCATCACCCAGAATGTTGATTGTCTTCATACCCTTGCAGGTAATGAGCATGTCATTGAATACCATGGTACTTTGAATAGTGCCACATGCCCGAACTGCGGCAGGAGCTATGGCTTGCCTTATCTATTGGCAGCTGAAAC
Coding sequences within it:
- a CDS encoding alanine--glyoxylate aminotransferase family protein; its protein translation is MLPDQLLLRIPGPSPIPPSVQRAMSQPMIGHRGAETTALLQRIKPKLKPVFGTEQDVLLVTGSGTAGLEAAVANTSKPGDDVLIVVVGAFGDRFVKIAQAYQLQVHRLDVTWGEAANPEDIKTFLHKHPEISSVFVTYCETSTGVLNPIKEIAEAVHDVSEALVIVDGVSCVAGVETEFDKWGIDILVTGTQKAFMLPGGMFFAVVSDRAWRVIEANTQPRFYLDLTKYRDGLEKDSTPFTPALSILFGLEQVLSLLEGEGLEQVYARHRLMRDMIRAAFRALDIPLLVEDAYASPTVTAIKPADFDAEQLRKQVKQEFNLAFAGGQQHMKGEIFRIGHMGYCSPADVLQVIGAVEIGLVKIGKQITLGTGTAAAQQIYLEQGAN
- a CDS encoding NAD-dependent protein deacylase; this translates as MQLETAAKMIAGASSVAVLTGAGVSTASGIPDFRSTTGLWTADESREYYISNHYFYKNPVDFWQKYKDIFRVKLLKDYGPNHVHRYLRDLEVNGKQIAVITQNVDCLHTLAGNEHVIEYHGTLNSATCPNCGRSYGLPYLLAAETPVCESCEHVLKPDVVLFGDPITEHDRAERAIQQSELVLVLGTSLLVSPFNMLPEYASSLGKPSILINREPTVMDELFDIVIHDDLSEIVQQLQK